The proteins below come from a single Octopus sinensis linkage group LG10, ASM634580v1, whole genome shotgun sequence genomic window:
- the LOC115216649 gene encoding zinc finger protein 239-like: MAEVNHLDTYKTNVFSNRKSVAKTCSEEKRSRKSLHCEICGKYFSENSKLTIHIRSHTGEKPYRCEICGKSFITNGHLTTHRTIHTGEKLHHCETCGKSCTQYSNLVTHKTIHTGEKPFLCEICGKSFSVKSSLIVHKRIHTGEKPYNCEICGKYFVYNSNLTKHKRIHTGENPFHCDICGKSFIENSKLTVHKRCHTGEKPYPCEICGKSFVSNSDLKTHKRIHTGEKPFQCELCDKSFTQNSSLIVHKRSHTGEKPFHCDICRKSFISKSLLKRHIRIHAGAKTFNSET; the protein is encoded by the coding sequence ATGGCAGAAGTTAATCACTTGGACACTTACAAAACGAATGTTTTCAGCAATAGAAAATCAGTTGCAAAGACGTGCAGCGAAGAGAAACGTTCGCGTAAAAGtcttcactgtgaaatctgtgggaaatACTTCAGTGAGAATTCTAAGCTTACAATCCACATACGTAGTCACACCGGAGAAAAACCGTATCGATGTGAGATATGTGGAAAATCATTTATTACTAATGGTCATTTAACAACACACAGAACAatacatactggagaaaaactaCACCATTGTGAAACTTGTGGGAAATCCTGTACTCAGTATTCGAACCTTGTAACCCACAAAACGATCCACACGGGGGAGAAACCTTTCCTTTGTGAAATATGTGGGAAATCTTTCTCTGTAAAGTCTAGTCTTATAGTTCATAAAAGGATACATACGGGAGAAAAACCTTATAACTGTGAAATATGCGGGAAATATTTTGTCTATAACAGTAATTTAACGAAACATAAACGAATCCACACGGGAGAGAATCCTTTTCACTGTGATATATGCGGGAAGTCTTTCATAGAAAATTCTAAACTTACCGTTCATAAACGTTgtcacactggagaaaaaccgTATCCctgtgaaatatgtggaaaatcttTTGTCTCTAACAGtgatttaaaaacacacaaacgaatacatactggggaaaaaccctTCCAATGTGAGCTATGTGATAAATCTTTTACTCAGAATTCTAGTCTTATAGTTCACAAACGTagtcatactggagaaaaacctttCCACTGTGACATATGTAGGAAATCGTTTATAAGTAAGAGTTTGTTAAAAAGACACATACGGATACACGCTGGAGCCAAGACTTTTAACAGTGAAACGTGA